The Prinia subflava isolate CZ2003 ecotype Zambia chromosome 5, Cam_Psub_1.2, whole genome shotgun sequence genome window below encodes:
- the LOC134550542 gene encoding mas-related G-protein coupled receptor member X1-like, translated as MEVTAVSPSPSSATEGDDLCDIDVTNVAIHSVTLLISLCGLAGNGAVLYLLSLKDRNICIFALAFADLLLLLFTVPSVLLFLVEDMSCSPIMPLLYLSFLFQLSVVSYYWALFQLTDISNVVNIFKLCCRCEFPERLVWLLFSVQYWVFIALFTVIPAVTNLCPSNQQEHCMAALISVYTLILLLLAAPTVISTTIYFIKAKWGSKKKQLQRRDILMYLIGLFIVFLSLFNFLQQLGYTIVSSEVVFLLNCIHSSIKPFIYFLAGGFQRPCSLKSLRLSLQRVLDEQEGETAHSNEDSKDTVI; from the coding sequence ATGGAGGTGACCGCCGTGTCCCCATCTCCCTCCTCAGCCACTGAAGGGGACGATCTCTGTGACATAGATGTCACCAACGTGGCCATACACAGTGTGACCCTGCTCATCAGCCTCTgtgggctggctgggaatggggctgtgctCTACCTCCTCAGCCTGAAAGACCGTAATATTTGCATCTTTGCCCTGGCCTTTGCtgacctcctcctcctgctcttcacAGTCCCTTCTGTCCTCCTTTTCCTGGTGGAGGACATGTCCTGCTCTCCTATCATGCCCCTACTGTACTTgagtttccttttccagctctcagtGGTCTCCTACTACTGGGCGCTGTTCCAGCTGACAGACATCAGCAATGTGGTGAATATTTTCAAGCTCTGCTGCCGCTGTGAATTTCCCGAGCGCCTGGTGTGGTTGCTGTTCAGTGTCCAGTACTGGGTCTTCATTGCTCTCTTCACTGTCATTCCTGCAGTGACAAACCTGTGCCCATCAAACCAGCAGGAGCACTGCATGGCAGCTCTCATCTCTGTGTAcaccctcatcctgctcctctTGGCTGCACCCACAGTCATTTCCACCACAATCTACTTCATTAAGGCCAAGTGGGGCTCCAAGAAGAAGCAACTCCAGAGGCGTGACATCCTTATGTACCTCATTGGGCTCTTCATTGTCTTTCTCAGCCTCTTcaatttcctgcagcagcttggcTACACCATTGTATCTTCCGAGGTGGTTTTCCTGCTCAactgcatccacagcagcatcaAACCCTTCATCTACTTCTTGGCAGGAGGTTTCCAGAGGCCGTGCTCCCTGAAATCTCTCCGGCTCTCCCTCCAGAGGGTCTTGGATGAGCAGGAAGGAGAAACTGCCCACAGCAATGAGGACTCCAAGGACACAGTGATATGA